The proteins below come from a single Saccharopolyspora sp. SCSIO 74807 genomic window:
- a CDS encoding MFS transporter, with protein MSAAVINNRRSLQRRPGAVRVLSAVAAVVTVGVFPVFLVGGLGVQLQRELDFGAALLGVATAGFFGVAALASRSMGWVVERIGSRLAMRLGAAGSAACLFGMAAVQHSGWLVALLWIAGLPNSLAQPAANLLVTQGVPAARRGMGFGVKQSSIPVATLLAGAAVPAIALTIGWRWVFVFGGLLGLLAAFAVPALAEAERSSRASSAESSGDSKFVPLLLLAIAGGLGSAAANALGSFVTTTAVEVGFSPSAAGLVLSLGSAAGLTIRLGAGVVADRWNPNLLRLITAMLLVGSVGYVLMGAGSAELFLLGVSVGFGAGWAWPGLLNFAVARIAPDRVASATSFTQTGIYLGGSAGPLLFGFFAEHAGLGAAWLAAGTAAVVAGVLLLFIRTPRS; from the coding sequence AACAACCGGCGATCGCTCCAACGCCGCCCCGGCGCGGTACGCGTGCTGAGCGCGGTCGCCGCGGTGGTGACCGTCGGGGTCTTCCCGGTGTTCCTGGTCGGCGGGCTCGGCGTGCAGCTGCAGCGGGAGCTGGATTTCGGCGCAGCGCTGCTCGGCGTGGCCACCGCCGGGTTCTTCGGCGTCGCCGCGCTGGCGTCGCGTTCGATGGGCTGGGTGGTGGAGCGCATCGGCTCCCGGCTGGCGATGCGGCTGGGCGCGGCGGGCAGCGCCGCCTGCCTGTTCGGGATGGCCGCCGTGCAGCACTCGGGCTGGCTCGTCGCGCTGCTGTGGATTGCCGGGTTGCCCAACTCGCTCGCGCAGCCCGCGGCGAACCTGCTGGTCACCCAAGGTGTTCCGGCTGCCAGGCGCGGCATGGGCTTCGGCGTGAAGCAGTCCTCCATCCCGGTCGCCACGCTGCTGGCGGGCGCGGCGGTACCGGCGATCGCGCTGACCATCGGCTGGCGCTGGGTGTTCGTGTTCGGCGGGCTGCTCGGGCTGCTGGCCGCGTTCGCGGTGCCTGCGCTGGCGGAGGCGGAGCGCTCGTCGCGGGCGTCTTCGGCTGAATCGTCCGGCGATTCGAAGTTCGTGCCGCTGCTGTTGCTGGCCATCGCAGGAGGGCTGGGGTCGGCGGCGGCCAACGCGCTCGGCTCGTTCGTCACCACCACCGCCGTCGAAGTCGGGTTCAGCCCGTCCGCGGCGGGGCTGGTGCTGTCGTTGGGTTCCGCGGCCGGTCTGACGATCCGGCTGGGGGCCGGGGTGGTCGCGGATCGCTGGAACCCGAACCTGCTGCGGCTGATCACGGCGATGCTGCTGGTCGGCTCGGTCGGTTACGTACTGATGGGGGCGGGTTCGGCCGAGCTGTTCCTGCTCGGGGTGTCGGTCGGCTTCGGTGCCGGGTGGGCGTGGCCTGGGCTGCTGAACTTCGCCGTCGCCCGCATCGCGCCGGACCGGGTGGCGAGCGCGACCTCGTTCACCCAGACCGGGATCTACCTGGGCGGCAGCGCCGGGCCGCTGCTGTTCGGCTTCTTCGCCGAGCACGCTGGTCTCGGCGCCGCCTGGCTGGCGGCCGGAACCGCCGCGGTCGTCGCCGGTGTCCTGCTGCTGTTCATCCGCACTCCCCGCTCCTGA
- a CDS encoding SAM-dependent methyltransferase, which translates to MTEAQRLLSREMDIDRPCAARIYDAFLGGSHNFGVERRFAERLELALPGVTGVFRDNRAFLRRAVEYLLARGVRQFLDLGSGIPTIGHVHEVARRRTGRFRVLYVDNEPLTVAHSKPLLAAEPRAEIIRADLREPGSVLNAPETAALLDLAQPVGVLMSAVLHFLDDGDDPHGLVRTYQRAVPPGSGLVISHVTGGEQPAPMHLLANFYADTADPLVDRSPEWIDECFGGFDRLGPGTCCVSDWRPDPGAPAHPHYRILHGGVARKPARHE; encoded by the coding sequence ATGACCGAAGCGCAGCGCCTGCTGTCCAGGGAGATGGACATCGACCGGCCCTGCGCGGCGCGGATCTACGACGCCTTCCTCGGCGGCTCGCACAACTTCGGCGTCGAGCGGCGGTTCGCCGAACGGCTCGAGCTGGCGCTGCCCGGGGTGACCGGGGTTTTCCGGGACAACCGGGCGTTCCTGCGGCGTGCCGTGGAGTACCTGCTGGCCCGCGGGGTGCGGCAGTTCCTGGATCTGGGTTCGGGCATTCCGACGATCGGGCACGTGCACGAGGTCGCGCGCAGGCGCACCGGCCGGTTCCGGGTGCTGTACGTGGACAACGAGCCGCTGACCGTCGCGCACAGCAAACCGCTGCTGGCCGCCGAACCGCGGGCGGAGATCATCCGCGCGGACCTCCGCGAACCCGGGTCCGTGCTGAACGCGCCGGAAACCGCCGCGCTGCTCGACCTCGCTCAGCCGGTGGGGGTGCTGATGTCGGCGGTGCTGCACTTCCTGGACGACGGCGACGACCCGCACGGCTTGGTGCGCACCTACCAGCGGGCGGTGCCGCCGGGCAGCGGGCTGGTGATCTCGCACGTCACCGGGGGCGAGCAGCCCGCTCCGATGCACTTGCTGGCGAATTTCTACGCGGACACGGCGGATCCGCTGGTGGACCGGTCGCCGGAGTGGATCGACGAGTGCTTCGGCGGGTTCGACCGGCTCGGGCCGGGCACCTGCTGCGTGAGCGATTGGCGTCCGGATCCGGGAGCGCCCGCGCACCCCCACTACCGCATCCTGCACGGCGGTGTCGCACGCAAACCGGCTCGGCACGAGTAG